TAGGAGATATGGTGAATGTGAGTGGGATGACAAAGGGTCGTGGCTTTCAAGGTGTTATGAAACGTCATGGAAAAGCGGGAGGTCCTGCTGCTCACGGATCTGATTTCCACCGTCGCCCTGGATCGATTGGAATGAGAACATGGCCAGCGCGCGTCTTTAAAAATACACGTTTGCCGGGGCATATGGGTGTCGAGCGAGTGACCATTCGAAATCTTGAAGTGGTTGCGGTGCATGCTGAAGAAAATGTTTTGCTCGTTCGCGGAGCAGTGCCAGGATTCAATGGAACATTACTTGAAGTGACAAGTACGGATCATTCTCTTTTCGACCGTGACAAGGAAGAGACAAAACCTGAAGCCAATGAAGTGAAAGCAAACGAGAATATACAAGTATCTCCTGAGGAGGCGAAGTGAAGCTTTCGGTTGTGGACATGAATAATAAAAAAGTTGGTGATCTGGCTCTTGAACAGCAGATTTTTGGCACGGCTCCAAACAAAGCTCTTATTTACGAGAGCGTGAAAAATCAGCTGATCAATCGTCGTCAGGGAACATCCTCTTCGCGAAATACAGATTTAGTTCATGGATCAACGGCGAAGATTTATCGTCAAAAGGGGACAGGACAAGCGCGACACGGATCACGAAAAGCAAATATCTTTGTCGGTGGTGGAGTTGCCTTTGGTCCAAAACCACGTGATTATACCTATACCATGCCAAAGAAAGCAAAACGAGGAGCTCTTCGTGCAGCTTTGGCATTGAAACAAGGAGAGAAAAAACTTCATGTGATTGATGTTCTTGAATTTTCAGAAATGAAAACAAAACAGGCTGTCGCATTTTTTAAAAAACTTGAAATCAAAAAAGTTTTGATTGTGGCTGATAATGTTGACGAAAAAGTAAAAAAATCAGTTCGGAATATTGAAGGAGTAAAAGTTGTTTCAGGTCAATCGCTCAATGTGCTTGATCTGTGCAAGCATGAAGACATTCTTTTTACGAAAGAGACTTTAGAAAAAATTCAAGAGAGGTTAGTGTCATGAATCTTTATGATGTCATTCGAAAACCGCGCTTGACGGAAAAAAGTGTTGCAGCTCAAGGAGCGCATAATCAGTACACCTTTGTGGTCGATCGTCGAGCGACGAAATATCAGATTCGTCAAGCGATTGAGCAGCTCTTTAAAGTCAATGTGATTGCGCTTCAGACATCGCGCATGCCTGGAAAATGGAAACGCGTTGGCAAAAATGTAGGTAAACTTGCAGATCAGAAAAAAGCGATCGCAACGCTTCAAGATGGTCAGCGTATTGAATTTGTTGAAGGAGTCTAAGTATGGGTTTCAAAAATTATAAACCGACAACACCAGGGCGCAGAGGGATGAGCGTTCTCGATTTTTCGGAAATTACAACAGATCGTCCAGAGCGAAAACTGCTCGATAAGCATATGCAGACCGGTGGGAGAAATGCTTTTGGTCGTATCACGTCTCGATTTCGGGGTGGTGGTGTTAAGCGACGTTATCGTATTGTCGATTTTCGTCGCGAAAAACTCGCCATTCCGGCGCGTGTCGCGACAATTGAATATGATCCGAACCGATCGGCGCGCATTGCGTTGTTACATTATGCAGATGGTGAAAAGCGTTACATTATGGCTCCGGTTGGAATTCGAGTCGGTCAAACGATTCTTTCTTCGAACGATTTAATCGATTTACAACCTGGCAATGCCATGCTTCTGAAAAATATTCCCTTGGGAACAGAAGTTCATAACATTGAACTCTCTCCTCAAGCTGGCGGGAAGCTCGTCAGAAGTGCGGGAAATGCAGCACAGCTGGTAGCTCGTGAAGGCGAATATGCACAACTCAAAATGCCATCGGGTGAAGTTCGATTAGTGCATGTCAATTGCCGTGCAACTGTGGGTCGAGTTGGAAACCTCGATCACTCAAATATTTCGATTGGAAAAGCAGGTCGTAAACGTTGGAAGGGACGACGTCCTCATAATCGAGGAACCTCGATGAATCCTGTGGATCATCCACATGGTGGAGGTGAAGGAAAAACAAGCGGTGGTCGTCATCCTGTAACGCCGTGGGGAAAAGGTACCAAGGGAACAAAGACTCGAAATAACCGTCGAACGAATCGGTTTATTGTGCAAGACCGTCGCGCTAAACGACAGAGAGCAGCATAAGGAGGAAAGATGGCCCGATCCGTAAAAAAAGGACCATTTGTCGATAGTCATCTCCTGAAAAAGGTGACTGTTGCACAAGAAAATAGAGATAAAAAAGTGATCAAGTCGTGGTCGCGTCGCTCGACGATTGTCCCCGATATGGTAGGACTTACGATTGCGATTCATAATGGTCGTAAATTTGTTCCTATCTACGTTACCGAAAATATGGTGGGGCATAAGCTTGGCGAGTTTGCTCCAACGCGTACGTTTCGAGGTCATTCGGGAAATCGCAAGACAGAAGTAAGTGGTGGTGCCTCTGGAGGTGCGTCATGACAGCAACAGCAGCGCTTCGTCATCTTCGTATGTCACCACGGAAGTTGAGACCTCTTTGTAATGAAGTGAGAGGTAAAAAAGTGGGCGATGCCGTGAGTTTTTTAATGGCGTGTCGTCGTAAAGCTGCGGTTCCTCTTTTGAAGCTCGTTCGGTCTGCGGTTGCGAATGCTGATAGAAAAGGAGGAGTTGACGTCGACAATCTTTATATTCGCGAACTTCTTTGTGATCAGGGCGTGACGATGAAACG
This genomic interval from Deltaproteobacteria bacterium RIFCSPHIGHO2_02_FULL_44_16 contains the following:
- a CDS encoding 50S ribosomal protein L3 produces the protein MMFGLLAKKRGMTQIFDADGNIVPVTVLEAGPCVVISRKNKQHDGYSALQLAFEPCEERRLKKPRLGLFKKKGIAPHAYMREFVLDENIEIAEGKKLSVNFFRVGDMVNVSGMTKGRGFQGVMKRHGKAGGPAAHGSDFHRRPGSIGMRTWPARVFKNTRLPGHMGVERVTIRNLEVVAVHAEENVLLVRGAVPGFNGTLLEVTSTDHSLFDRDKEETKPEANEVKANENIQVSPEEAK
- a CDS encoding 50S ribosomal protein L4 — its product is MNNKKVGDLALEQQIFGTAPNKALIYESVKNQLINRRQGTSSSRNTDLVHGSTAKIYRQKGTGQARHGSRKANIFVGGGVAFGPKPRDYTYTMPKKAKRGALRAALALKQGEKKLHVIDVLEFSEMKTKQAVAFFKKLEIKKVLIVADNVDEKVKKSVRNIEGVKVVSGQSLNVLDLCKHEDILFTKETLEKIQERLVS
- a CDS encoding 50S ribosomal protein L23: MNLYDVIRKPRLTEKSVAAQGAHNQYTFVVDRRATKYQIRQAIEQLFKVNVIALQTSRMPGKWKRVGKNVGKLADQKKAIATLQDGQRIEFVEGV
- a CDS encoding 50S ribosomal protein L2, with translation MGFKNYKPTTPGRRGMSVLDFSEITTDRPERKLLDKHMQTGGRNAFGRITSRFRGGGVKRRYRIVDFRREKLAIPARVATIEYDPNRSARIALLHYADGEKRYIMAPVGIRVGQTILSSNDLIDLQPGNAMLLKNIPLGTEVHNIELSPQAGGKLVRSAGNAAQLVAREGEYAQLKMPSGEVRLVHVNCRATVGRVGNLDHSNISIGKAGRKRWKGRRPHNRGTSMNPVDHPHGGGEGKTSGGRHPVTPWGKGTKGTKTRNNRRTNRFIVQDRRAKRQRAA
- a CDS encoding 30S ribosomal protein S19, with the translated sequence MARSVKKGPFVDSHLLKKVTVAQENRDKKVIKSWSRRSTIVPDMVGLTIAIHNGRKFVPIYVTENMVGHKLGEFAPTRTFRGHSGNRKTEVSGGASGGAS
- a CDS encoding 50S ribosomal protein L22; this encodes MTATAALRHLRMSPRKLRPLCNEVRGKKVGDAVSFLMACRRKAAVPLLKLVRSAVANADRKGGVDVDNLYIRELLCDQGVTMKRWLTRAKGSASPILKRSSHLKVVLDEFTQ